Proteins from a genomic interval of Streptomyces sp. Tu6071:
- a CDS encoding carbohydrate ABC transporter permease, translated as MSALAERPHPARTRRGPHARREARIGLLFVLPALLLFLAFRFGPGLAGLLLGFTDYTLGQDTHFTGLDNFDRLVHDPLFWSALKVTVVYTVMAVPVTIAASLGLALLTRRAFRGSKLFRSVFFLPVVTSLILASTVFLWIFSSDGPWSKVMGLVGLPDQSWLADSALVLPALAVVGVWSRCGYGMLILLARLQEVPRELEEAALVDGAGPWKRFRYIVAPQLKGSFFFLAVIETTASFQVFDAVYMMTGGGPANASYSLVFQLYDAGFKYFDLGYASAIGCVLFVLTLVVAAVQRLVIGKES; from the coding sequence GTGTCCGCTCTCGCGGAACGCCCTCACCCCGCCAGGACCCGGCGCGGGCCGCACGCCCGGCGCGAGGCCAGGATCGGTCTGCTCTTCGTCCTGCCCGCTCTCCTCCTCTTCCTCGCCTTCCGCTTCGGCCCCGGCCTCGCGGGCCTGCTGCTCGGCTTCACCGACTACACCCTCGGCCAGGACACGCACTTCACCGGCCTCGACAACTTCGACCGGCTCGTGCACGACCCGCTCTTCTGGTCGGCCCTGAAGGTCACGGTCGTCTACACGGTCATGGCCGTGCCCGTCACGATCGCCGCCTCGCTCGGCCTCGCGCTCCTGACCCGCCGCGCCTTCCGCGGCTCGAAACTGTTCCGCTCGGTGTTCTTCCTGCCGGTCGTCACGAGCCTCATCCTCGCCTCGACGGTCTTCCTGTGGATCTTCTCCTCGGACGGACCGTGGTCGAAGGTCATGGGTCTCGTCGGCCTGCCCGACCAGTCCTGGCTCGCGGACTCGGCGCTCGTGCTGCCCGCGCTCGCCGTCGTCGGCGTCTGGTCGCGCTGCGGCTACGGGATGCTCATCCTCCTCGCCCGGCTCCAGGAGGTCCCGCGCGAGCTGGAGGAGGCCGCCCTCGTGGACGGGGCCGGGCCCTGGAAGCGGTTCCGGTACATCGTCGCGCCGCAGCTCAAGGGCTCGTTCTTCTTCCTCGCGGTCATCGAGACCACCGCGAGCTTCCAGGTCTTCGACGCGGTCTACATGATGACCGGCGGCGGCCCGGCGAACGCGAGCTACAGCCTCGTCTTCCAGCTCTACGACGCCGGCTTCAAGTACTTCGACCTCGGCTACGCCAGCGCGATCGGCTGCGTCCTGTTCGTCCTGACCCTCGTGGTCGCGGCCGTCCAGCGGCTGGTCATCGGAAAGGAGAGCTGA
- a CDS encoding hydroxyacid dehydrogenase yields MTGSADRAAGARPRAVVAVPPALRRQFFTAATWDRLRALAEPTLLDAHSDSTELARALRTTRPHVLVTSWGTPALDAELLAEAAELGLLAHTGGAVSPYVGPEVFARGVKVTQAGGAMARPVAEVALTFTLNLLHRVHRFDHALRSGVAWEAASRAPERHEILGCPIGVVGASRTGRAYIALVRALGAEVTVHDPYLDAADAERLGVRGAPLDEVLRTSRVLALHAPAVPETRHLLGARELALLPDGAGLVNTARSWLVDEAALLAEVGTGRLDAALDVYDAEPLPVDHPLRALPNVLLTPHQAAATVEGRHALGASTVAEIARYLAGRPLRHAVGPEALVRVE; encoded by the coding sequence ATGACTGGCTCCGCTGATCGGGCGGCGGGGGCCCGTCCCCGCGCCGTCGTCGCCGTACCCCCGGCCCTGCGGCGGCAGTTCTTCACGGCGGCAACGTGGGACCGGCTCCGCGCCCTCGCCGAGCCGACCCTCCTGGACGCTCACAGCGACAGTACGGAGCTGGCCCGCGCTCTGCGCACGACCCGCCCACACGTCCTCGTCACCTCCTGGGGCACCCCCGCACTCGACGCCGAACTCCTGGCGGAGGCAGCAGAGTTGGGTCTTCTCGCGCACACGGGGGGCGCGGTGAGCCCATACGTGGGACCCGAGGTGTTCGCGCGCGGTGTGAAGGTGACGCAGGCGGGCGGCGCGATGGCGCGGCCCGTCGCGGAGGTCGCGCTCACCTTCACGCTGAACCTGCTGCACCGCGTGCACCGCTTCGATCACGCGTTGCGCTCCGGGGTGGCGTGGGAGGCGGCCTCGCGGGCGCCGGAGCGGCACGAGATCCTCGGCTGCCCGATCGGTGTCGTCGGGGCCTCGCGCACGGGCCGGGCCTACATCGCGCTCGTACGGGCGCTCGGCGCCGAGGTGACGGTGCACGACCCGTACCTCGACGCGGCCGACGCGGAGCGGCTCGGCGTGCGCGGCGCGCCGCTCGACGAGGTGCTGCGCACGAGCCGCGTCCTCGCGCTGCACGCCCCGGCCGTGCCGGAGACGCGCCACCTGCTCGGCGCGCGGGAGCTCGCCCTCCTCCCGGACGGCGCGGGGCTCGTCAACACCGCCCGCTCGTGGCTGGTCGACGAGGCGGCGCTGCTCGCCGAGGTGGGCACGGGGCGGCTCGACGCGGCGCTCGACGTGTACGACGCGGAGCCGCTGCCCGTGGACCATCCGCTGCGCGCGCTGCCGAACGTCCTGCTGACCCCGCACCAGGCGGCGGCGACCGTCGAGGGCAGGCACGCGCTCGGCGCGAGCACCGTCGCCGAGATCGCGAGGTACCTCGCGGGCCGGCCGCTGCGCCACGCGGTCGGGCCCGAAGCGCTCGTGCGGGTCGAGTGA
- a CDS encoding dihydrodipicolinate synthase family protein: MPATPSPTPLDTLAAGTVVPAHPLALDADRRLDERRQRALTRYYLAAGAGGVAVGVHTTQFAIREPSVGLLRPVLELASETVDEEAARLRPPGEAAAPFVRVAGACGYTRQAVAEAELARELGYDAVLLSPLVPGADEAGLLERTRAVGEVLPVIGFYLQEAVGGRRLSPAYWSALAEIESVVAIKTAPFDRYRTADVVAAVAASGRAGEVALYTGNDDAIVQDLLTPYRTAEGERWFAGGLLGHWAVWTRTAVQLFHEVRRARAGDHALLTALLARGPQVTESNAAVFDVRYDFRGCIAGVHEVLRRQGLLAGTWCLDVDEGLSPGQAEEIARVAKAYPWLTDDAFVAEHLDDWLR, encoded by the coding sequence GTGCCCGCAACGCCCTCCCCCACGCCGCTCGACACGCTCGCCGCCGGCACGGTCGTCCCCGCCCACCCGCTCGCGCTCGACGCGGACCGCCGCCTCGACGAGCGCAGACAGCGCGCCCTCACCCGCTACTACCTCGCCGCCGGGGCGGGCGGCGTCGCGGTCGGGGTGCACACGACGCAGTTCGCGATCCGCGAGCCCTCGGTCGGCCTGCTGCGCCCCGTGCTCGAACTCGCCTCGGAGACCGTCGACGAGGAGGCCGCCCGGCTCCGCCCGCCCGGGGAGGCCGCCGCGCCCTTCGTCCGGGTCGCGGGCGCTTGCGGCTACACGCGGCAGGCCGTCGCCGAGGCGGAACTCGCGCGCGAACTCGGTTACGACGCCGTGCTGCTGAGCCCGCTCGTGCCCGGCGCCGACGAGGCGGGGCTCCTGGAACGCACCCGGGCGGTGGGCGAGGTGCTGCCCGTCATCGGCTTCTACCTCCAGGAAGCGGTGGGCGGCAGGCGCCTGTCCCCCGCGTACTGGAGCGCGCTCGCCGAGATCGAGTCCGTCGTGGCGATCAAGACGGCGCCCTTCGACCGGTACCGCACCGCGGACGTCGTCGCGGCCGTCGCCGCGTCGGGCCGCGCGGGTGAGGTCGCGCTCTACACCGGCAACGACGACGCGATCGTGCAGGACCTCCTGACGCCGTACCGCACGGCGGAGGGCGAGCGGTGGTTCGCGGGCGGGCTGCTCGGGCACTGGGCGGTGTGGACCCGCACAGCGGTCCAGCTCTTCCACGAGGTGCGGCGGGCCCGCGCGGGCGACCACGCGCTGCTCACCGCACTCCTCGCGCGCGGCCCGCAGGTGACGGAGTCCAACGCGGCCGTCTTCGACGTGCGCTACGACTTCAGGGGCTGCATCGCCGGGGTGCACGAGGTGCTGCGGCGGCAGGGGCTGCTCGCCGGGACGTGGTGTCTGGACGTGGACGAAGGGCTCTCGCCGGGGCAGGCCGAGGAGATCGCGCGGGTGGCGAAGGCGTACCCGTGGCTGACGGACGACGCGTTCGTGGCGGAGCACCTCGATGACTGGCTCCGCTGA
- a CDS encoding Gfo/Idh/MocA family protein, translating to MTAPLPRPEGPVRVALAGAGNRGLTYTDWINAHPGRARLTAVADPLPAARARAAAGAAGPVAEFDDWRGLLPGPGGERIADAVLVCTQDRDHVEPVLALARAGYALLTEKPLAPGEEETRRLVEGVLGTGVPFAVCHVLRYTPYTDLVKGVVDSGVLGTVTGIEHLEPVGWWHYAHSYVRGPWRSEAASSPMILAKSSHDLDWIAYVTGRRIETVASFGSLAHFRPENAPEHAATTCLACPEAVESACPYSARKLYYPALRETGGAWPVSHVTDRAHGPEDEAVLTEALRSGPYGRCVYHADNDVVDNQVVAMRLSGGITGTFTMSAFTEQTHRQTRIFGSHGWLRGDGERVTVHDFRDDTVTVHETEATGSNAAEGHGGGDTVLIASFVDALATGDLSRIRSGPLDSLGSHLAAFAAERSRHHGTVEQVPAR from the coding sequence ATGACTGCTCCACTCCCCCGGCCCGAAGGGCCCGTGCGCGTCGCGCTCGCGGGCGCGGGCAACCGCGGCCTGACGTACACCGACTGGATCAACGCGCACCCCGGGCGGGCCCGGCTCACCGCCGTCGCCGACCCGCTGCCCGCGGCGCGGGCCCGTGCGGCGGCGGGCGCGGCGGGGCCCGTCGCGGAGTTCGACGACTGGCGCGGGCTGCTGCCCGGCCCCGGCGGCGAGCGGATCGCGGACGCGGTGCTCGTGTGCACGCAGGACAGGGACCACGTCGAGCCCGTCCTCGCGCTCGCCCGCGCCGGGTACGCGCTGCTCACCGAGAAGCCGCTCGCGCCGGGCGAGGAGGAGACCCGCCGCCTCGTCGAAGGCGTCCTCGGCACCGGGGTGCCCTTCGCCGTGTGCCACGTCCTGCGGTACACGCCGTACACCGACCTCGTGAAGGGCGTCGTGGACAGCGGGGTGCTCGGCACGGTCACCGGGATCGAGCACCTGGAGCCGGTCGGCTGGTGGCACTACGCGCACAGCTACGTACGCGGTCCCTGGCGCAGCGAGGCCGCCTCGTCCCCGATGATCCTCGCCAAGTCGAGCCACGACCTCGACTGGATCGCCTATGTGACGGGCCGCCGCATCGAGACCGTCGCGAGCTTCGGCTCGCTCGCCCACTTCCGCCCCGAGAACGCGCCCGAGCACGCGGCGACGACGTGCCTCGCCTGCCCCGAAGCGGTCGAGTCGGCGTGCCCGTACTCGGCGCGCAAGCTCTACTACCCGGCGCTGCGCGAAACCGGCGGCGCCTGGCCCGTCAGCCACGTCACCGACCGCGCGCACGGGCCCGAGGACGAGGCGGTGCTCACCGAGGCGCTGCGCTCGGGGCCGTACGGGCGGTGCGTCTACCACGCGGACAACGACGTGGTCGACAACCAGGTCGTCGCGATGCGGCTCTCCGGCGGGATCACCGGGACGTTCACGATGAGCGCCTTCACCGAGCAGACGCACCGCCAGACCCGGATCTTCGGAAGCCACGGCTGGCTGCGCGGCGACGGCGAGCGCGTCACCGTGCACGACTTCCGCGACGACACCGTCACCGTCCACGAGACGGAGGCGACCGGTTCGAACGCCGCCGAGGGACACGGCGGCGGCGACACCGTCCTCATCGCCTCCTTCGTCGACGCGCTCGCCACCGGGGACCTCTCGCGCATCCGCTCGGGCCCCCTCGACTCGCTCGGCTCGCACCTCGCGGCATTCGCCGCGGAACGCTCCCGCCACCACGGGACCGTCGAGCAGGTCCCCGCCCGCTGA
- a CDS encoding extracellular solute-binding protein produces MRIRRSLACTALALTTLAATAACGSGSGGSGKGTVNAWVYPVITDEKANKAYWDGLVKEFEKKNPDIDVKVSTYPWANRDTSLATALSANKGPDVAYLIPDQLPAYQRNLVPADEYLSAADTKALRPAARAAVTVDGKALATPVLMSAYPLLCDKKVFEAAGLADQYPSTWDDLDALAPKLKAKGYYATSYSGDTTATLNMTFYPLLWQAGGDVFAKDNKSVAFNSAAGVKALSWLRTYVRKGWTPKDLVTSTPKMEQTDLAKNKVACTWQNTAAEVAPFWGEDNIVVRQPLSADTSAAYGTVGTLAVFKGGDTKAAGKWVSFVSRSKNSAGLQKPGGYFPTREDASDLYPGDARQQETAKALDTTKVGPLATAARDVMGSLAPEIQAALLGKKSPKDALDAAAKAADQVIARKR; encoded by the coding sequence ATGAGAATCCGCCGCAGCCTCGCCTGTACCGCCCTCGCCCTCACGACCCTCGCCGCGACCGCCGCGTGCGGCTCCGGCAGCGGCGGCTCGGGCAAGGGCACCGTGAACGCCTGGGTCTACCCCGTCATCACCGACGAGAAGGCCAACAAGGCGTACTGGGACGGCCTGGTGAAGGAGTTCGAGAAGAAGAACCCCGACATCGACGTCAAGGTGTCCACCTACCCCTGGGCCAACCGCGACACCTCCCTCGCCACCGCGCTCTCCGCGAACAAGGGCCCCGACGTCGCCTACCTCATCCCCGATCAGCTCCCCGCCTACCAGCGCAACCTGGTGCCCGCCGACGAGTACCTGTCCGCCGCCGACACGAAGGCGCTCCGCCCCGCGGCGCGCGCGGCGGTCACGGTCGACGGCAAGGCGCTCGCGACGCCCGTCCTCATGTCGGCGTACCCGCTGCTGTGCGACAAGAAGGTCTTCGAGGCCGCGGGGCTCGCCGACCAGTACCCGAGCACGTGGGACGACCTCGACGCGCTCGCCCCGAAGCTCAAGGCGAAGGGCTACTACGCGACGAGCTACAGCGGCGACACGACCGCGACGCTCAACATGACCTTCTACCCGCTCCTCTGGCAGGCGGGCGGGGACGTCTTCGCGAAGGACAACAAGAGCGTCGCCTTCAACAGCGCGGCCGGCGTCAAGGCGCTGAGCTGGCTGCGGACGTACGTGCGGAAGGGGTGGACACCGAAGGACCTCGTCACCTCGACGCCGAAGATGGAGCAGACCGACCTCGCGAAGAACAAGGTCGCCTGCACGTGGCAGAACACCGCCGCCGAGGTCGCGCCCTTCTGGGGCGAGGACAACATCGTCGTCCGGCAGCCGCTCAGCGCCGACACGAGCGCCGCCTACGGCACCGTGGGCACCCTCGCGGTCTTCAAGGGGGGCGACACGAAGGCCGCCGGGAAGTGGGTGAGCTTCGTGAGCCGGTCGAAGAACAGCGCGGGGCTCCAGAAGCCCGGCGGCTACTTCCCGACCCGCGAGGACGCGAGCGACCTCTACCCCGGTGACGCGCGCCAGCAGGAGACCGCGAAGGCGCTCGACACCACCAAGGTCGGCCCGCTCGCGACCGCCGCGCGCGACGTCATGGGCTCGCTCGCCCCGGAGATCCAGGCCGCGCTGCTCGGCAAGAAGAGCCCGAAGGACGCGCTCGACGCGGCGGCGAAGGCCGCGGACCAGGTCATCGCGCGCAAGCGCTGA
- a CDS encoding fumarylacetoacetate hydrolase family protein — protein MRLQRVGAVGAERPVLLGTDGHHYDLSGLTDDLTPEFFRDGGPARVARAHAAGELFRVDVAGQRVGAPLARPGAVLCIGQNYAAHAAESGAKPPAEPILFYKGPNALAGPEDDVLIPRGSERTDWEVELGVVIGKRARYLGADEDPLDYVAGYVLSNDVSERTVQLDAPGGQWSKGKSSETFNPLGPWVLTAEELPVPQAVRLRSWVNGEARQDSSTADMVFSVAEIVRHLSQYLVLEPGDLVNTGTPEGVALSGRFPYLRAGDVMELEAEGLGRHRNRLVQA, from the coding sequence ATGCGTCTCCAGCGCGTCGGCGCCGTCGGTGCCGAACGACCCGTCCTGCTCGGCACGGACGGTCACCACTACGACCTGAGCGGCCTGACCGACGACCTGACCCCCGAGTTCTTCCGCGACGGCGGTCCGGCACGCGTGGCCCGCGCGCACGCCGCGGGTGAGCTGTTCCGTGTCGATGTGGCGGGGCAGCGGGTCGGGGCGCCGCTCGCCCGGCCCGGCGCGGTGCTCTGCATCGGGCAGAACTACGCGGCGCACGCCGCGGAGTCGGGCGCGAAGCCGCCGGCCGAGCCGATCCTCTTCTACAAGGGACCGAACGCGCTCGCGGGGCCCGAGGACGACGTGCTGATTCCGCGCGGCAGCGAGCGCACCGACTGGGAGGTGGAACTCGGGGTCGTCATCGGGAAGCGGGCGCGGTATCTCGGCGCCGACGAGGACCCGCTGGACTACGTGGCCGGGTACGTGCTCTCCAACGACGTCTCGGAGCGCACCGTCCAGCTCGACGCGCCGGGCGGGCAGTGGTCGAAGGGCAAGAGCTCCGAGACCTTCAACCCGCTGGGGCCCTGGGTCCTGACGGCCGAGGAGCTGCCCGTCCCGCAGGCCGTGCGGCTGCGCTCGTGGGTCAACGGCGAGGCGCGGCAGGACTCCTCGACCGCCGACATGGTCTTCTCGGTCGCCGAGATCGTGCGGCACCTGTCGCAGTACCTCGTCCTGGAGCCGGGCGACCTCGTCAACACCGGGACGCCGGAGGGCGTGGCGCTCTCGGGGCGCTTCCCCTATTTGCGCGCGGGGGACGTCATGGAGCTGGAGGCCGAGGGGCTCGGGCGGCACCGGAACCGGCTCGTGCAGGCGTAA
- a CDS encoding carbohydrate ABC transporter permease: MSDTAELPRTAEESAAKPAAAAPGKRVPRPREPKPHETLPAALRMRRGGKVLRGVLLVVAALVTIFPFYAMVVLSLKPEGAVDLPGSLAPWPLHGGAYGDVLGSQDVPRWLLNTLVYSVVSVVGVLVLSALAGYAFAKKRFPGRETMFWSFLSMVMVPYHVTMIPTFILIAKLGGVDTYWGLILPTLANAQAVFLMRQFIMGLPDELFEAARLDGCSELQIFFRIVLPLLKPILATLGTFVFLWHWNDFLWPLIIGQSTDMRTLTVGIASLQQQQVPLNQVLAGSVVAFVPIFSAYLVGQRYFTEGVTGSAVKG; encoded by the coding sequence ATGAGCGACACCGCCGAACTGCCCCGTACCGCCGAGGAGTCCGCGGCGAAACCCGCCGCGGCGGCCCCGGGGAAGCGCGTCCCGCGCCCGCGCGAGCCCAAGCCGCACGAGACCCTGCCCGCCGCGCTGCGGATGCGCCGCGGCGGCAAGGTGCTGCGCGGGGTGCTGCTCGTCGTCGCCGCGCTCGTCACGATCTTCCCGTTCTACGCGATGGTCGTGCTCTCGCTGAAGCCGGAGGGCGCCGTCGACCTGCCGGGCAGCCTCGCGCCGTGGCCGCTGCACGGCGGTGCCTACGGGGACGTGCTCGGCTCGCAAGACGTACCGCGCTGGCTGCTCAACACCCTCGTGTACTCCGTCGTCTCGGTCGTCGGGGTGCTCGTGCTCTCGGCGCTCGCCGGGTACGCCTTCGCGAAGAAGCGCTTCCCCGGGCGCGAGACGATGTTCTGGTCGTTCCTGTCGATGGTCATGGTCCCGTACCACGTCACGATGATCCCGACCTTCATCCTCATCGCGAAGCTCGGCGGCGTGGACACCTACTGGGGTCTAATCCTGCCGACCCTCGCCAACGCCCAAGCCGTCTTCCTCATGCGGCAGTTCATCATGGGGCTGCCCGACGAGCTGTTCGAGGCGGCCCGTCTCGACGGCTGCTCGGAGCTGCAGATCTTCTTCCGGATCGTGCTGCCGCTCCTCAAGCCCATCCTCGCGACGCTCGGCACCTTCGTCTTCCTGTGGCACTGGAACGACTTCCTGTGGCCGCTCATCATCGGCCAGTCCACGGACATGCGCACGCTCACCGTGGGCATCGCCTCGCTCCAGCAGCAGCAGGTGCCGCTCAACCAGGTACTCGCCGGTTCCGTCGTCGCTTTCGTTCCGATCTTCAGCGCCTACCTGGTGGGCCAGCGGTACTTCACCGAGGGCGTCACCGGTTCGGCCGTGAAGGGATGA
- a CDS encoding NAD-dependent epimerase/dehydratase family protein, giving the protein MSSTLSFPGDETGLEDLLAAPSPGLVADLAGLEGDLVLLGAGGKMGPSLARLARRALDAGGRADVTVHAVSRWSDRAVADALAAENIRPVTFDLMAGDPADLPDAGNVVFMVGAKFGSAGRPDHAWAVNAALPDRIARRYAAARIAAFSTGNVYTLVPTASAGSVETDPVGPVGEYAMSCLGRERVFTHHAREHGLRLALIRLNYAVDLRYGVLADLATTVRAGSPVDVTTGHVNVVWQGYANEVALRSLAHATSEPFTLNLTGPETASVRRLAALLAEEFGTEAAYAGAESGTALLSDASRCHALFGYPGVPLRTLVGWQAEWLRRGLPLSGKPTKFQVRDGRF; this is encoded by the coding sequence ATGTCCAGCACTCTTTCCTTCCCCGGGGACGAGACGGGTCTCGAAGACCTCCTCGCCGCCCCCTCGCCGGGGCTCGTCGCCGATCTCGCGGGCCTGGAGGGCGATCTCGTCCTGCTCGGCGCGGGCGGCAAGATGGGCCCGAGCCTCGCCCGGCTCGCGCGCCGCGCCCTCGACGCGGGCGGACGCGCGGACGTCACCGTGCACGCCGTCTCGCGGTGGAGCGACCGCGCGGTGGCCGACGCGCTCGCCGCCGAGAACATCCGGCCCGTCACCTTCGACCTCATGGCGGGCGACCCCGCCGACCTGCCCGACGCCGGGAACGTCGTCTTCATGGTCGGCGCGAAGTTCGGCTCGGCCGGACGTCCCGACCACGCGTGGGCCGTCAACGCGGCGCTCCCCGACCGGATCGCGCGCCGCTACGCCGCCGCGCGGATCGCCGCCTTCTCGACCGGGAACGTCTACACGCTCGTCCCCACCGCCTCGGCGGGCAGCGTCGAGACCGACCCGGTGGGACCGGTCGGCGAGTACGCGATGTCGTGCCTCGGCCGCGAACGCGTCTTCACCCACCACGCCCGCGAGCACGGACTGCGGCTCGCGCTGATCCGGCTCAACTACGCCGTCGACCTGCGGTACGGGGTCCTCGCCGACCTCGCGACGACGGTGCGCGCGGGCAGCCCGGTGGACGTGACGACCGGGCACGTCAACGTCGTGTGGCAGGGCTACGCGAACGAGGTCGCCCTGCGCTCCCTCGCCCACGCCACGAGCGAGCCCTTCACGCTCAACCTCACGGGCCCCGAGACCGCCTCGGTGCGCCGCCTCGCCGCCCTCCTCGCCGAGGAGTTCGGCACCGAAGCCGCGTACGCCGGTGCGGAGTCCGGCACGGCGCTGCTTTCGGACGCCTCGCGGTGCCACGCGCTGTTCGGCTACCCGGGCGTGCCGCTGCGCACGCTCGTCGGCTGGCAGGCCGAGTGGCTGCGGCGCGGGCTGCCGCTCTCGGGCAAGCCCACCAAGTTCCAGGTCCGCGACGGAAGGTTCTGA